The following are encoded in a window of Chloroflexaceae bacterium genomic DNA:
- a CDS encoding 2-methylfumaryl-CoA isomerase, with protein MTQGLLSGLRVVEGSAFVAAPLSGMTLAQLGADVIRFDPIGGGLDYKRWPVTRDGHHSLFWAGLNKGKRSIAVDIRHPHGQELLTRLICAPGDGAGLFITNFPARGWLSYEALRAHRADLIMVNFLGRRDGGSEVDYTVNPQLGLPFMTGPEGIADPVNHVFPAWDFISGHLIVVGLLAAERHRRLTGEGQLVQLSLKDVGLAMLGNFGMLAEVMINNEDRPRQGNYLYGAFGRDFVTLDGKRVMVVGLTDLQWRCLCNATGLAGAFADLGNRMGLDLNQEGDRFRARRAIAQLLEPWFHARTFDEVRRAFEEHRVTWGPYQTVRELIAGDPDCSTANPMFSMLQQPGIGAYLAPATPLSFSQVERLPAQPAPRLGEHTDEILAELGLSDGEIARLHDEGVVAGPAA; from the coding sequence ATGACACAAGGACTGCTCTCCGGTCTCCGGGTCGTCGAAGGTTCGGCCTTCGTCGCCGCGCCCCTCAGCGGCATGACCCTGGCGCAACTCGGCGCCGATGTGATCCGCTTCGACCCCATCGGCGGCGGCCTGGATTACAAACGCTGGCCCGTCACCCGCGACGGTCACCACAGCTTGTTCTGGGCCGGCCTGAACAAGGGCAAGCGCTCCATCGCCGTGGATATTCGCCATCCCCACGGCCAGGAGTTGCTCACGCGCCTGATCTGCGCCCCCGGCGACGGCGCGGGGCTGTTCATCACCAACTTTCCCGCCCGCGGCTGGCTCAGCTATGAGGCCCTGCGCGCCCACCGCGCCGATCTGATTATGGTCAACTTCCTGGGGCGTCGCGATGGCGGCTCGGAGGTGGATTACACTGTCAACCCCCAGCTTGGCCTGCCCTTTATGACCGGTCCCGAAGGCATTGCCGACCCGGTCAACCACGTCTTCCCGGCCTGGGATTTTATCTCCGGGCATCTGATTGTCGTGGGTCTGCTCGCCGCCGAGCGCCACCGGCGTCTCACCGGCGAAGGGCAACTGGTGCAGCTCTCGCTTAAAGACGTGGGCCTGGCCATGCTCGGCAACTTTGGCATGCTCGCCGAGGTGATGATCAACAACGAGGATCGCCCGCGGCAGGGCAACTACCTCTACGGGGCCTTCGGACGCGACTTTGTGACCCTCGACGGCAAACGGGTCATGGTGGTGGGGCTGACCGACCTGCAGTGGCGCTGTCTGTGCAACGCCACGGGGCTGGCCGGGGCCTTTGCCGATCTTGGCAACCGCATGGGCCTCGACCTTAATCAGGAAGGCGACCGCTTCCGCGCCCGTCGCGCGATCGCCCAGCTCCTCGAGCCGTGGTTCCACGCCCGCACCTTCGACGAAGTGCGCCGCGCTTTTGAAGAGCACCGCGTGACCTGGGGACCGTACCAGACCGTGCGTGAGTTGATCGCCGGCGATCCCGATTGCTCAACCGCCAATCCGATGTTTTCCATGCTTCAACAGCCTGGCATCGGCGCCTACCTGGCCCCGGCCACGCCGCTATCCTTCAGCCAGGTGGAACGCCTGCCGGCTCAGCCCGCGCCGCGCCTCGGCGAGCATACCGACGAGATTCTGGCCGAGTTGGGGCTGAGCGATGGTGAAATTGCCCGGCTCCACGACGAAGGCGTTGTTGCCGGACCAGCAGCCTGA